In Marinobacter antarcticus, one genomic interval encodes:
- a CDS encoding tyrosine-type recombinase/integrase, which translates to MPIKTRELSATEVRRLTYSVSKTTGKEYPALHSVGGVAGLLLQVTPTGAKSWIYRTRIGTKRRSIGLGGFPDVTLAQARDKARETRDKIADGIDPVEERQTKRRDLLAAKLSTMTFADAMADYIKMKSTEFRNPRQEQQWTNSLTTYALPHIGKVPVRDIELPHIKAVLDPIWQTKTETANRVRARMENILGWSAVHGYRSNENPAKWQGYLDEVYPSPEKIKKKGHHAALSVDALPGFMTDLQKRTGTASRAMEFLILTASRTNEVIGDKRIGKPGITWQEIDLQAKVWTVPADRMKSGKAHKVPLTDAAMDLINSMEPGAPDALLFAGPKGDIPSNNFLSALLKRMDQPVTAHGFRSTFKDWARERTAYADEVSELALAHVNSDATRAAYARSELLDKRRQLMGDWEQYCYHGKAREEGGKVVSIGGGN; encoded by the coding sequence ATGCCCATTAAAACTAGGGAATTGAGCGCCACCGAAGTCAGGCGTTTAACCTATTCAGTCAGTAAGACAACCGGCAAAGAATATCCCGCCCTTCACTCAGTGGGTGGCGTTGCTGGCCTGCTGCTGCAAGTCACACCGACCGGCGCAAAGTCGTGGATATATCGTACCCGTATCGGCACCAAGCGCCGCTCTATTGGCTTGGGTGGCTTCCCTGATGTGACCTTAGCCCAGGCTAGGGACAAGGCCAGAGAAACACGCGACAAGATCGCTGATGGTATCGACCCAGTGGAGGAACGGCAGACAAAACGCCGGGATCTGCTGGCGGCTAAACTCAGCACCATGACCTTTGCTGATGCAATGGCCGACTATATCAAGATGAAATCCACGGAGTTCAGGAACCCACGCCAGGAACAGCAATGGACAAACAGCCTCACTACCTACGCCCTGCCCCATATCGGCAAAGTTCCGGTGCGTGATATTGAGTTACCCCACATTAAGGCCGTACTGGATCCGATCTGGCAGACGAAAACCGAAACGGCAAACCGAGTTCGCGCCCGTATGGAAAACATATTGGGATGGTCTGCTGTGCATGGCTACCGCTCCAACGAGAACCCGGCCAAGTGGCAAGGCTACCTAGATGAGGTTTACCCCTCACCGGAGAAGATCAAAAAGAAAGGCCACCATGCCGCGCTATCTGTGGATGCCCTGCCCGGATTTATGACGGATCTGCAAAAGCGTACCGGGACAGCTTCCCGAGCAATGGAGTTCCTGATTCTGACCGCCAGCCGGACAAATGAAGTCATTGGAGATAAGCGTATAGGTAAGCCGGGCATAACCTGGCAGGAGATCGACCTACAGGCCAAGGTGTGGACAGTGCCAGCCGACCGCATGAAGTCAGGCAAGGCACACAAAGTGCCGCTAACTGATGCCGCCATGGATCTGATAAACAGCATGGAGCCTGGCGCACCTGATGCCCTGCTATTTGCCGGCCCGAAGGGTGATATACCGTCCAATAACTTTCTTTCTGCGCTACTGAAACGCATGGATCAACCCGTAACCGCGCACGGCTTCCGCTCCACGTTCAAGGATTGGGCTAGAGAGCGCACAGCCTACGCTGATGAGGTATCGGAACTTGCCCTTGCCCACGTTAACAGTGACGCCACACGCGCCGCCTACGCCCGCTCAGAGCTACTAGACAAGCGCCGCCAGCTAATGGGCGACT